DNA sequence from the Candidatus Poribacteria bacterium genome:
CCAAGGTATAGCAGTCCCTGTTGTGTTGTGATACTCTCAGCACGGAAAAGGAAACCTGCTGCGACTGCTCCTGCGTTTCCACCTGCACCAACGAGTCCGGCGACTGCGCCGAGAGCCTTTTTGTTGATGAAAGGCACAATACCGTAGGTCGCGCCTTCGGACATCTGCACGAAGAGGCTGAAGACAATCATTGTGACAACAGCGACAGCCAAAACTCCCATCTGGGAGAAGAGTATAAGTGCGAGTCCCTCGCCGAGGAGGGCGATAAATAGGAATAGGACGCGCCCTCTCAACCCCATCTTTTTTGCGAACAGATCGGAAAACATACCGCCCATGGTACGGGCGAGGATGTTCATCAAGCCAAACAGCCCGGCAATCAGTCCTGCTGTCTTTACATCTAGACCGAATCGGTCGTGATAGTAAAGCGCAGCGATATTGTTAATCGTCAACTCAACGCCGAAGCAGACAGCATAGATGGCAAACAACGCCCAGACGCGGTAGTCTTTAACTGCGAGCATGAATGACTCTATGCCTTTGCTTTGGATCGCAGGGAGTTCGCCCCGGGTGCGTAGCTCTTTGTAATCTCCATCTGGCGCATCGCGTGTGACGAAATAGTAAGCGATGCCGGTGAGAAACAGTGCTGCACCGGGCACAATCATTGCCAAACGCCAACCGAGAAATTTATCGATACCCAAAGTAAGCAGCGTGGTAAAAATCAGTGGCATTACCATCTGCGTCACACCACCGCCTAAATTCCCCCAACCGGCTGTTGTTGCATTCGCTGTACCGATGACGTTGGGGGCGAACATCACAGAGGTATGATATTGCGTGATGACAAACGACGCCCCAATCGCACCAATAGCTAATCTGAAAAGCAGGAAAGTTTCGTAACTCTTGGCAAGCCCAATCCCCATCACAGGAAGTGAGCCGATAAGCAACAGCCATGTATACGCCCGCCTCGAACCGATCCGGTCGCAGAGAGGGCCGATAACAATCCGCACGAGCACTGTAATCGCCACTGAAGCGATGATGGTGTTACCGATTTGGGCTTTGGTCAGCATCAGGTCTTCTCGGACGATTGCCATTAGGGGGGCAATACCGAACCAACCGAAAAAAGCTAGGAAAAACGCACCCCATGTCATGTGAAAAGCACGCATCTGTACCGTTTTCAAACTGAATAGATTAATTCGTGTTGCCTTGTTTTTGACTTCCATTAGGTATATCCCTCCAAATAAGAATTATCTCTCCAAAGCGGTGTTAGGAATTCAATATATCGGATTCAGAGATATTCACACCTACCCGCTCGCCGATATAATCCAACTGTCCATCAGGACGTTCCACCCGTAAGTAAGGCGTGATTGGGTCTTTCGCGGCCCCTTTCTCAGGACCTCTGGGCAACGCGCCGATGTTGCAGAAGTTTTCGGTTGACAAAGTCGCATCAAGTTCATCTTGGGGTGGAAGTTTAAGGTAGACATCGTTGTCTTTAACTTTCACCGGAAAGGTAAGCACTTCGTAATCCTCGCCGCTCAGACATGCTCCCGATTCGAGGCAGAAGGTTTTTTTGTGCAGTGGACAGGCGATTTTCGGTGTGCCCTGCGCATCACCAATGATGCCGCGGGAGAGAACGAACGCCTTCTTGTGTGGACACATATTTTGCGTCGCGTACCACTCACCACGGGAGGAGAAATTGAACACGGCAATCTGTGTTTTTCCATATTTGATTGCTGCGCCGCCGTCGTGGGGAAAGTCAGAAACGCTCCCGACTTTGATCCACTGTTTATCTGGGGATTCGCGCAAGGCTTTCAACTTTGCGCTTGATGGTAAGGTTACATCTTCGATTGGAATGAGGTCCTTTTCCCAATACTTTGGGCGTTGCTGTCCGCGTTCCGAAACAAGCTCAATGCCGGTTTCGGTCTCATCGGTATTGATGAATTGTCGGAACTTTTCCCGAATTTCCGGATTCATGACCACCTCTCTCCACTCACATTTGTAAGTGTCAACGAGATGCTCCATCCGTCTCTCCAATTCATCGCAGATACCAAGTTTGTCGTGGACAATTACATCGCGAAGGTAGTCAATGCCTCCCTCCATCTTTTCGAGCCAGACAGAGGTTCGCGTGAGTTTGTCAGCGGTCATGATGTAGAACATGATAAAGCGATCGAGGTACTGAATGGCTGTCTCCTCGTTAATGTCGCTTGCGAGTAGGTTTCCACAGACATAGAGATTATAGCCCTGTTCGGTCGCAATTAATCCAAAGTCCTTGCCCTGTGCTTCGGCACATTCTCGGATACAACCGGAAACAGCGGCTTTCATTTTGTGTGGCGAGCGGATACCGCGATAGCGTTCTTCGACCTGAATGGCGAACTTCACCGAGTCTTGGACAGCGTAGCGACACCATGTTGTGCCGACACAACTCTTGACGGTCCGTAACGCCTTTCCGTAGGCGTGACCGCTCTCGAAACCTGCGTTGACAAGTTCCTCCCAAATGTCCGGTAGTTGGTGTAACTGTGCGCCAAACATGTCGATGCGTTGTCCACCAGTAATTTTCGTATAAAGTTCATATTTCTTAGCGATTGAACCGAGTGCGATGAGTTTATCGGGCGTAATTTCACCGCCCGGGACGCGTGGAATGACGGAATAAAGACCACCACGCTGCATGTTCGCCAAGAAACGATCGTTGGTGTCCTGCAATGTTTGGTGTCTGTCAAGCATGATGTTCTCGTTCCACAGGCCCGCTAGCATTGATGTGACAGCAGGTTTGCAGATTTCACAGCCGTTGCCGTGTCCATACTCGGCGATAAGGGCATCGAAAGCTTTAATCTCCTTAACTTTGACAATATCGAATAATTCCTGACGGGTGTAGGGGAAGTGTTCGCACAGATCCGTATTGATTTCTAATCCCGCTGCTTCTAATTCCTGTTTGAGTAGGTCAGTCACGAGTGGGACACAGCCACCGCAGCCTGTGCCTGCCTTCGTGAAGGTTTTTACTTCCCCGACAGTTGTAAGCTCATTGTCACGAATCGCGCAGCAGATGTCGCCCTTGCTGACGCTGTTACACTGACAAACTTGTGCTGCGTCGGGCATCTCCGTGGCGGATACAACCACGCCGCCGCCGCTTGAACCGAGCACCAACGCCCCCGGTTCTGTGGTCAATTCGGTTTCGTTCTCTGAAAGCATCATGAGGCTACCGTAATCGGAAGCGTCACCGACCAAGATGCCGCCGACCAACTTTTTCCCATCTAGGGTAAAGAGCAGTTTTTTGTAGATGCCACCGAAGGGATCTTCGTAGGTGAGTGGTTTGGCGATGGAATCATCCGCGGTGTAATCCCCGAAACTTGCCACGTCAACGCCCATAAGTTTGAGTTTTGTCGACAGATCGGCACCGGCAAAGGTTCGGGTCCCATCGCCGGTCAACCGGGCAGCGAGAATTTCTGCCATTTCATAACCCGGTGCGACGAGACCGTAAATCATCCCGCCGTGTAAGGCGACCTCACCGATAGCGTAGATGTCTGGGGCGTCGGTCTGTAAATAATCATTGATGACGATGCCGCCCCGTTCGTGGACTTCGATCCCGCATTCACGCGCAAGTTCATCGCGAGGTCGAATGCCCGCAGAGACAATAACCATTCCAACGTCGATCACCTCACCGCTGTTGAATACCATGCCCTCAACCTTTCCGTTACCGATGATCTCTTTGGTCGCTGTGTCGACATGGACATGGACGCCGAGCTCCTCAATTTTTTTGATGAGGAGATTGGATCCAGTTTCATCCACCTGTCGAGGCATCAAGCCGGGCATGAATTCGACAACATGTGTTTTGAGACCAAGGTCGTAGGCTGCTTTTGCCGCTTCCAAGCCGAGCAATCCTCCACCAATAACGGCTGCCGCTTCGACTGTCTCAAGGGTTCGGTAGACGAATACACCGTCTTTATCGACACCCGGAATTGGTGGCACAAAGGGATAGGAGCCGGTTGCGAGTACAACGATGTCGTAGGGGATTTCCTTCCCGTTTTCTGATTGGACAACTCGCAGCTCGCTGTCGATGGCGGTTGCTTTATCACCCACATGGAGCGAAATGCCTTGATCTTCGTACCACTGGGTGCTCGTGAGCATGAGTTGTTCAGAGTCGCGGTTCGTGAAGAATTGGGTAAGACCGACGCGATCGTAAGCCGCACGAGGTTCTTCACAGAACGTTACAATCTGCAACTTTCGATCGACATCAAACTCGACTAATTTTTCACAGAACCGATGTCCGACCATACCGTTTCCGATAACAACAACTGTTTTCGAGTCGCTCGTTTCTCTGATAAAATTTGAATCTTTCATGTGTCCTTAGATCCTTTTCCAGAAAAGAAAAAGGCGTCCACTTGCGATTAACTTCGGTCACAAATGGACGCCTTTGTCCGTTATCCTGCCATCTTTGGCTTGGAATCTCGATTT
Encoded proteins:
- a CDS encoding MFS transporter — its product is MEVKNKATRINLFSLKTVQMRAFHMTWGAFFLAFFGWFGIAPLMAIVREDLMLTKAQIGNTIIASVAITVLVRIVIGPLCDRIGSRRAYTWLLLIGSLPVMGIGLAKSYETFLLFRLAIGAIGASFVITQYHTSVMFAPNVIGTANATTAGWGNLGGGVTQMVMPLIFTTLLTLGIDKFLGWRLAMIVPGAALFLTGIAYYFVTRDAPDGDYKELRTRGELPAIQSKGIESFMLAVKDYRVWALFAIYAVCFGVELTINNIAALYYHDRFGLDVKTAGLIAGLFGLMNILARTMGGMFSDLFAKKMGLRGRVLFLFIALLGEGLALILFSQMGVLAVAVVTMIVFSLFVQMSEGATYGIVPFINKKALGAVAGLVGAGGNAGAVAAGFLFRAESITTQQGLLYLGFMVTVAAFCSVLVRFSPAVQEAEKKAFEAALADKARLKEEAAV
- the nirB gene encoding nitrite reductase large subunit NirB, with translation MKDSNFIRETSDSKTVVVIGNGMVGHRFCEKLVEFDVDRKLQIVTFCEEPRAAYDRVGLTQFFTNRDSEQLMLTSTQWYEDQGISLHVGDKATAIDSELRVVQSENGKEIPYDIVVLATGSYPFVPPIPGVDKDGVFVYRTLETVEAAAVIGGGLLGLEAAKAAYDLGLKTHVVEFMPGLMPRQVDETGSNLLIKKIEELGVHVHVDTATKEIIGNGKVEGMVFNSGEVIDVGMVIVSAGIRPRDELARECGIEVHERGGIVINDYLQTDAPDIYAIGEVALHGGMIYGLVAPGYEMAEILAARLTGDGTRTFAGADLSTKLKLMGVDVASFGDYTADDSIAKPLTYEDPFGGIYKKLLFTLDGKKLVGGILVGDASDYGSLMMLSENETELTTEPGALVLGSSGGGVVVSATEMPDAAQVCQCNSVSKGDICCAIRDNELTTVGEVKTFTKAGTGCGGCVPLVTDLLKQELEAAGLEINTDLCEHFPYTRQELFDIVKVKEIKAFDALIAEYGHGNGCEICKPAVTSMLAGLWNENIMLDRHQTLQDTNDRFLANMQRGGLYSVIPRVPGGEITPDKLIALGSIAKKYELYTKITGGQRIDMFGAQLHQLPDIWEELVNAGFESGHAYGKALRTVKSCVGTTWCRYAVQDSVKFAIQVEERYRGIRSPHKMKAAVSGCIRECAEAQGKDFGLIATEQGYNLYVCGNLLASDINEETAIQYLDRFIMFYIMTADKLTRTSVWLEKMEGGIDYLRDVIVHDKLGICDELERRMEHLVDTYKCEWREVVMNPEIREKFRQFINTDETETGIELVSERGQQRPKYWEKDLIPIEDVTLPSSAKLKALRESPDKQWIKVGSVSDFPHDGGAAIKYGKTQIAVFNFSSRGEWYATQNMCPHKKAFVLSRGIIGDAQGTPKIACPLHKKTFCLESGACLSGEDYEVLTFPVKVKDNDVYLKLPPQDELDATLSTENFCNIGALPRGPEKGAAKDPITPYLRVERPDGQLDYIGERVGVNISESDILNS